Proteins encoded in a region of the Zea mays cultivar B73 chromosome 2, Zm-B73-REFERENCE-NAM-5.0, whole genome shotgun sequence genome:
- the LOC109944647 gene encoding E3 ubiquitin-protein ligase RZF1-like, with amino-acid sequence MDPVPVWLEWFDRDGAELANRGRRPDHLDDEDDLYVALALAPYVDRHRPRTRPRSPSPSPPSHEDAGDDTAARNNKRPCIPAYSEAILGLKEVVPTAKHDDDCAICLNPLADIAGPDHKKDDAAATSMLRAMPCSHIFHQHCIFQWLHRNAVCPLCRYQLPTTFDDEDTEVEEDEEEMDNSNSRLNQIRRRLQILYN; translated from the coding sequence ATGGATCCAGTTCCGGTGTGGTTAGAGTGGTTCGACAGGGACGGGGCGGAGCTCGCCAACCGCGGCCGTCGGCCGGATCATCTTGATGATGAGGACGATCTCTACGTAGCCTTGGCCTTGGCTCCCTACGTTGATCGCCACCGGCCTCGAACCCGTCCCCGATCCCCATCCCCATCCCCGCCCTCACACGAGGACGCCGGGGACGACACTGCTGCTCGCAACAACAAGCGTCCTTGCATCCCCGCGTACAGCGAAGCCATCCTGGGGCTCAAGGAGGTGGTGCCAACCGCTAAGCACGACGACGACTGTGCCATCTGCCTCAACCCATTGGCCGATATCGCTGGTCCTGATCACAAGAAGGACGACGCGGCAGCTACGTCGATGCTTCGGGCCATGCCCTGCTCCCATATCTTCCACCAGCACTGCATCTTCCAGTGGCTCCATCGCAACGCCGTCTGTCCTCTCTGTCGCTACCAGCTGCCCACCACTTTCGACGACGAGGACACCGAAGTCGAGGAGGACGAGGAGGAGATGGACAACTCAAATTCTCGATTGAATCAGATCAGACGACGACTGCAGATCTTGTACAACTAA